ACCCCGGTGAACGACACGCCTACGCTCTCCCCGGTGGCCAACCAGGCCATCGCCGAGGACAGCTCGACCGATGACCTGGCCTTCACCCCGAGCGACGTGGAGACCCCCGCCGACGGCCTGACGGTCACGGCCACGTCCTCCAACACCGTCCTGGTGCCGAACGACCCCGCGAACCTCGTCTTCGGAGGCTCCAGCACCCGCCGCACCCTCAAGGTGGTTCCCGCCGCCAACGCCAGTGGCTCCACCACCATCACCCTCCTGGTGGGTGACGGAACCGCCACCACCTCCACCACCTTCACGGTCGCCGTCACCGAGGTGAACGACGTTCCCACCCTCTCCCCGGTGGCCGGCCAGCGCATCCCTGCTGGCAGCTCGACCGGCGACCTGGTCTTCACCGTGGGCGACGTGGAGACCGCCGCAGACAGCCTCACGGTCGCGGCCACGTCCTCCAACATCGACCTGGTGCCGAACGACCCCGCGAACCTCGTCTTCGGCGGCTCGGGCTCCAGCCGCACCCTCAACGTCGTCCCCTCCGCCAGCGCGAGCGGTTCCGCCACCATCACCCTCTCGGTGAGTGATGGCTCCGCCACCACCTCCACCACCTTCACGGTCGACGTCACCGCTCCTGCGAGCCTCTACTGGACGACTGCCTCCGGCTCGCTGTGGAGGGTGGACGTGAACGGCACGAATGCCATGGAGCTCAAGACCGGCCTCGGCGGGACCTCTGCCATCGCCACCGATCCGGTGTCCCGTGCCGTCTTCTACACGCGCGACAGCGCCATCGTTCGAGCGGACGGGGATTGGGCGAACCCGGTCGATGTCGTGGCGAACGGAGGCTTCCCCAGCGGGCTGGCAGTCGATTCGACGAATCGCATGCTGTACTGGTCCGATTTCAACGGGAAACGGGTCATGCGTGCCGAGCTGGACGGCAGCAATCCCACGCAGCTCGTCGGCGGCATCGACAGCCCGTCCGCGCTCGCGGTCGATGCGCCGCGTGGCAAGGTGTATGTCATTACCTATAACAACACTGTGCTCATGCGATTCAACCTGGATGGGACCAACCTGGAGACCGTCGCCTCAGGCCTGGGGGGCCAGGGCGTAGGTCTGGCGATCGATTCGAGCGGCGGGAAGGTGTACTACTCGACCCGCGGCGGCAGCATCTATGTCACCAACCTGGACGGCGCCAGCCCTACTGCCCTGGTGACCAACCAGTCCACGGTGCATGGGATTGCCATCGATGTCACGGCCGGGCGGCTGTATTGGGCGGATTGGCTGGGGACCGCGGTCCGGAGCGCCAATCTGGCCGACGGCGGAGATATCCAGACCGTGAACTCGGGCGGCGCCAGGAACCTGGGTCTGGCCTGGATGCCCGCGCCGTAACCCTGCGCAGGTGGCACCCAGCGCAACCGGTGCGTTGAACCCAGAGGGCCCTGTCAGTTGGCAGGGCCCTTCGTTCAGGTTCGCGCCGGCAGCCGCTTCTCGAAGAAGAGCTCGGCGTAGGGATTGTCGTTGTAGCGCTCCATCCGCCGGTACCCCGCGCGCTCGTACAGGGCGATCGCTTCGGTGAGGGTGCTGTTGGTGTCGAGCACGATGCGCGTGAACCCGTGCGACCGGGCCAGCGACTCCAGGTGCCGCAGCATGCGAGCGCCGAGCCCGGCTCCCCGCCACTCCGGGTGGACCCACATGCGCTTGATTTCAGCGGCGGGTTTCCGCCCCCCCGCGTTGATGGGCCGGATGCCGCCATACGCGACCGACTCTCCGTCGCTGGTGGCGACGACGTAGTGGGCGCCGGGCTCTGGCGCGGAAGTGCCCGGGTTGAAGCCGGTGGGAAAGCGCTGCCCCAGTTCGGAGTAGTACCGCCGTAGCGCGGCATGCCCAGCCGGGTCGTCCGGATCCACCTCCCGCAGGTGAACGGTGGAGGCGCGGACCAGCAGATCGGCCGTGGCCAGCGCCTCCTCCAGACGCTGCCGCTGACGCGGCGTGAGCGGTTCGGCCAGCCGGGAGGCGAGCTTCTCGGAGCGGTCGTCGAGTTCGGCGACCGCCGCACGCCCGGGCTCCGTGAGGTTGACGGCGCGCCGGCGTTTGTCGCTTGCATCGGGCGTGACTTGCACCAGGCCTTCGCGTTCGAGCCGGGAAACGAGGCGGGTGAGGTAGCCGGAGTCGAGATCGAGGCGCTCGCGCAACTCCCGGAGGGTGGTGCCGCTCGACTGCCCGATCTCGAAGAGGAGCCGCGAGACGTTCAACGGGCGGCCAGTCCCCAGATACGACTCGTCGAGCACGCCGATCCTCTGCGTGTACGTGCGGTTGAACTTCCGGATCGTCTGGACGATGGCCATTCTCTGACTCTGGTCAGAGATTCGCCGCACGTCAAGCGCTGCGCGCCCCCGTCTGGCACCGCCGACGATTCGTCCGAAGCAGGGAACGGTTGTGAACCGCTCTCCATGAGAGCCCAGGCCTCATCCCGATGGTCCTGAGCGACGAAATCCCCGGGCCGTTCGCGGGAGTCACTCGGTGGCGCGCAGCGATATCTCGCGAAGGTGGGTGCCGGCGCTCGTGCCTCGCCATGGCCGGGCTCGCCGGTGTCGTCGACTGCCGCCTGGCGGGAGGTGACGTCGCGAACATCGCCGTTCTCCAGAGCGCTCAGTCGAGCGGGCGGTCGGACTGGAAGAAACAGGCGATCTTCAGGAACCGGAACAGCGCGTTGTAGGTGGCCCGGTCCAGCCGGTCGATGTCGCTGTCCAGCGCCGCGAGGATCGCAGCGGTGTCGATCTCGCGATGGCGCGATAGCGGAGACTGTTCGACGAGCTGTCGCAGGTAGGCGCGGTTCTCAGCGATGCCGCGTCGTGCCACCGGGTCGAAGCTCTCCTTGACGTACCCTGTCTCGAACACCGGATCGCCCAGCCACTGTGTCAGCGTCCGGCGCAGGATGCGGCGGTCGCGCCGGAGTGCGGCGGGCAAGCGTGAGACAAATCGCGCCAGGGCGACGTTCAGATAGGGATAGACAGGCCACAAGCCGTACCGCAGCAAGCGCTGCGATTGGCTCGCGGCACTTTGCCAGCTGGTCTGTTGCAGCCAGGCCGACGGATAGGTGCTGCGCGTGCTGAGCGCAGTCGCCATGCCGCGGGCTGAGAGGAAGGGGCACGACGGAGGCTCGGCTGCGACCCCATCCTCCCCGGCCTCACCTTGATAGGCGAAGTAGAGTTCGTCTCCACCGAATCCCGAGACAAGCGTGTCGATCCCCGCGGAGCGCAGCAGGTGAAATGCGGCTTCGAAGATCTCCGGGTAGTTTTCATCTTCAGGCGACACCTGATAGCGGCGTCGCCGCAAGCTCCGCGGGGCGAAGGGGGCATAGCGCCCGGCCGGTAGGGACAGGTCGGCGAAGCCGCCAGCGCGGCACAACAGCAGGCGGCGCGCGCGTTGCGCTTCCCCCATCGCACCGTCGAACTGCGCCCCCATGCTCATCGCGCCGTCGCCGGTCACGTGCGCGG
This DNA window, taken from Corallococcus coralloides DSM 2259, encodes the following:
- a CDS encoding helix-turn-helix domain-containing GNAT family N-acetyltransferase, which gives rise to MAIVQTIRKFNRTYTQRIGVLDESYLGTGRPLNVSRLLFEIGQSSGTTLRELRERLDLDSGYLTRLVSRLEREGLVQVTPDASDKRRRAVNLTEPGRAAVAELDDRSEKLASRLAEPLTPRQRQRLEEALATADLLVRASTVHLREVDPDDPAGHAALRRYYSELGQRFPTGFNPGTSAPEPGAHYVVATSDGESVAYGGIRPINAGGRKPAAEIKRMWVHPEWRGAGLGARMLRHLESLARSHGFTRIVLDTNSTLTEAIALYERAGYRRMERYNDNPYAELFFEKRLPART
- a CDS encoding Ig-like domain-containing protein, with product MSYLFLRWLTASATALRTGLVLGLAASTLAACRDDKPSPSVPPVARSVSLETVEDTPLAVQLPASGNGALTFTIVDAPDHGTLSEIGANGAITYTPGADYNGEDALVYRATNSQGQSAQGTVTLTITPVNDTPTLSPVANQAIAEDSSTDDLAFTPSDVETPADGLTVTATSSNTVLVPNDPANLVFGGSSTRRTLKVVPAANASGSTTITLLVGDGTATTSTTFTVAVTEVNDVPTLSPVAGQRIPAGSSTGDLVFTVGDVETAADSLTVAATSSNIDLVPNDPANLVFGGSGSSRTLNVVPSASASGSATITLSVSDGSATTSTTFTVDVTAPASLYWTTASGSLWRVDVNGTNAMELKTGLGGTSAIATDPVSRAVFYTRDSAIVRADGDWANPVDVVANGGFPSGLAVDSTNRMLYWSDFNGKRVMRAELDGSNPTQLVGGIDSPSALAVDAPRGKVYVITYNNTVLMRFNLDGTNLETVASGLGGQGVGLAIDSSGGKVYYSTRGGSIYVTNLDGASPTALVTNQSTVHGIAIDVTAGRLYWADWLGTAVRSANLADGGDIQTVNSGGARNLGLAWMPAP
- a CDS encoding asparagine synthase, producing the protein MLQADLAFDDLAGPLGLIEGGFSIGRSRVLLVQHRMLRTVLLEGAERIVAIVLERFADDPEGLEHVVGATEGLIQEHLDGLEDYPLDFAALTIDRRRRAIRYTASPTISIPVYCLATGGRARFDWDYARLLGIGPHEIVWDYALALIAGISTYGPATMVSGLHRATAGATLVVTPAGVDAVLPEPVRHDGPREMPPGVDVEALFRETVISILDARPLDSRRTAVELSGGMDSALTALATAHVTGDGAMSMGAQFDGAMGEAQRARRLLLCRAGGFADLSLPAGRYAPFAPRSLRRRRYQVSPEDENYPEIFEAAFHLLRSAGIDTLVSGFGGDELYFAYQGEAGEDGVAAEPPSCPFLSARGMATALSTRSTYPSAWLQQTSWQSAASQSQRLLRYGLWPVYPYLNVALARFVSRLPAALRRDRRILRRTLTQWLGDPVFETGYVKESFDPVARRGIAENRAYLRQLVEQSPLSRHREIDTAAILAALDSDIDRLDRATYNALFRFLKIACFFQSDRPLD